From one Humulus lupulus chromosome 8, drHumLupu1.1, whole genome shotgun sequence genomic stretch:
- the LOC133794122 gene encoding L-type lectin-domain containing receptor kinase IX.1-like, whose translation MEYVVVVKLTTIIFFFLLKKGSSVSFSWPDQLTDKNIMFEKDAFAADGVLQLTTNRMENITYSYGRASYNKPVQLLDPKTKHLTDFTTNFSFVIDGLGRNRTGDGLAFFIVPFESRIPYKSYGAGLGLVTHDLWTSTDPFVAVEFDNFQNEWDPSPYHVGIDRDSILSVETVTLKKNMSDGSRKANVRVSYNSASKNLSVFLSYSDGIETASLSHEVDLAELGEKVRVGFSAGTGDAYQLHKVLFWSFNSTFVISTNDGGKGQHISMIGLGVGVGFGILCCGLGLVWFMFWRKRADKEAEAEDDDYDVSIDGEFERGAGPKRFTYRELSQATNSFSEDGKLGEGGFGGVYKGILSESNTEIAVKKVSKGSTQGKKEYISEVRIISCLRHRNLVKLIGWCHKGDEFLLVYDYLPNGSLDTHIFGGKPILPWEIRHKIALGLASSLLYLHEEWEQCVVHRDIKSSNVMLDLNFNAKLGDFGLARLVDHEISLNTTVVAGTRGYMAPECAITGKATKESDVYSFGVVSLEICCGRRSIILNAEDPEKVSLVEWVWELYGRCQLVEAVDKGLVSMEWNDREMECVMIVGLWCCHPDPTSRPSIKQVMSALNFEAALPNLPPTLPVPMYMPSFSINARDIYSSSSSVVTGSSTTASATSPNPSNSKPLLKFAEGD comes from the coding sequence ATGGAGTACGTTGTTGTCGTCAAGTTAACGACTATTATCTTCTTCTTCCTACTCAAAAAGGGCTCGTCAGTTTCCTTCAGCTGGCCTGACCAACTGACGGACAAGAACATTATGTTCGAGAAGGACGCCTTTGCCGCCGACGGGGTTCTACAGCTCACAACCAATCGAATGGAGAATATTACGTATAGTTATGGTCGAGCCTCGTACAACAAGCCGGTTCAGCTTTTGGATCCCAAAACAAAACATCTTACAGACTTCACTACTAATTTCTCATTTGTCATTGATGGACTTGGCAGAAATCGAACCGGAGATGGTCTAGCGTTCTTTATTGTGCCGTTCGAGTCACGCATCCCCTACAAATCATACGGCGCAGGCCTCGGACTGGTAACCCATGACCTTTGGACTAGTACTGATCCTTTTGTTGCCGTGGAGTTTGATAATTTCCAAAATGAATGGGATCCCAGCCCGTATCATGTTGGTATTGATAGGGATTCAATCCTCTCAGTAGAAACTGTCACATTGAAAAAGAACATGAGTGATGGATCCAGAAAGGCAAATGTTAGGGTAAGTTATAACTCTGCTTCTAAAAATTTAAGTGTGTTTCTCAGTTATAGTGATGGTATTGAAACTGCTAGCCTTTCACATGAAGTAGATTTGGCGGAGTTAGGGGAAAAGGTAAGAGTGGGTTTCTCTGCAGGCACTGGTGATGCTTATCAATTACATAAAGTTTTGTTTTGGTCATTTAACTCAACCTTCGTGATCAGTACTAATGATGGAGGAAAAGGCCAACACATATCAATGATTGGTTTGGGTGTGGGTGTGGGATTTGGTATTCTATGCTGTGGACTAGGTTTGGTATGGTTCATGTTTTGGAGAAAGAGAGCTGACAAGGAAGCAGAAGCAGAAGATGACGATTATGATGTTTCCATCGATGGGGAATTCGAAAGGGGGGCTGGCCCCAAGAGGTTTACTTACCGTGAACTAAGCCAGGCAACAAACAGCTTTTCCGAAGATGGGAAGCTTGGAGAGGGAGGCTTTGGAGGTGTCTACAAGGGCATCTTAAGCGAATCGAACACTGAAATCGCGGTTAAGAAGGTGTCTAAAGGATCAACACAGGGGAAGAAAGAGTACATTTCTGAGGTGAGAATTATAAGTTGTTTAAGACATAGGAATTTAGTTAAACTTATTGGTTGGTGCCACAAAGGAGATGAGTTCCTTCTTGTCTACGATTATTTACCAAATGGAAGCCTTGACACCCACATATTTGGTGGGAAGCCCATTCTTCCATGGGAAATAAGGCATAAAATAGCACTTGGTTTGGCCTCATCTCTTTTGTACCTTCACGAAGAATGGGAACAGTGTGTGGTGCATAGAGATATCAAGTCAAGCAATGTTATGTTGGATTTAAACTTCAATGCTAAGCTAGGAGATTTTGGGCTGGCAAGGCTAGTTGACCATGAAATTAGCCTAAACACGACTGTGGTAGCTGGAACAAGAGGTTACATGGCCCCGGAGTGTGCCATTACGGGCAAGGCTACTAAGGAATCTGATGTTTATAGCTTTGGCGTGGTTTCACTTGAAATCTGTTGTGGAAGAAGATCAATTATACTTAATGCAGAAGATCCAGAGAAAGTGAGCTTGGTGGAGTGGGTGTGGGAACTCTATGGAAGATGCCAACTTGTTGAGGCGGTTGACAAGGGACTTGTTAGCATGGAATGGAACGATCGAGAGATGGAGTGCGTGATGATTGTTGGGCTGTGGTGCTGCCATCCTGATCCAACATCTCGGCCCTCCATAAAGCAAGTGATGAGCGCTCTTAATTTTGAAGCTGCATTGCCTAATCTGCCGCCCACGTTGCCAGTGCCAATGTATATGCCTTCCTTCAGTATTAACGCTCGCGACATCTATTCTTCATCATCTTCCGTTGTTACAGGGAGTTCCACTACTGCTTCAGCAACTTCACCTAACCCTTCTAATTCTAAACCTCTGTTAAAATTTGCTGAGGGTGATTAA
- the LOC133793434 gene encoding L-type lectin-domain containing receptor kinase IX.1-like, with translation MEYVISSCNFIVLVKLSTLIFFFLLGKGSSVSFSFPSFPPNLVNNGIDVEKSAFFTPDGVLQLTRNEIGASLIDGIGRGSYSKPVQLFDPKTKLLTDFTTNFSFAMNGLGESETGDGLAFFIAPFDSKVPNNSHGGNLGLISENFSNDSRSTNPFVAVEFDTYENDWDPSANHVGINVNSIRSNTTVLVKTSMRDGSRKAKASVSYNSASQNLSVLLSYDGNATISGENISLSLVVDLKFLGEHVRVGFSAATGFRVQLHQVYSWSFNSTLEISTNNTNSSSEAPRPSFNAPNPTSESTKGVGKGQQVSKIGLGLGVGFGILCCGLGLVWFVFWRKRVDREAEAKEEEYDTSIDGEFERGAGPKRFAYRELSQATNNFSEEGKLGEGSFGGVYKGILGESNTEIAVKKVSKGSAQGKKEYISEVKIISRLRHRNLVQLIGWCHKGDEFLLVYEYLPNGSLDTHIFGGKPILPWEIRHKIALGLASSLLYLHEEWEQCVVHRDIKSSNIMLDLNFNAKLGDFGLARLVDHEMGLDTTVVAGTRGYMAPECFTTSKASKESDVYSFGVVTLEICCGRRPIVLNEEDPKKVMLVEWVWELYGRGQLVEAVDKGLVSMEWNDREMECVMIVGLWCCHPDPTCRPSIKQVMNALNFEAALPNLPPTLPVPMYYMPSFSISSSDTYSSYSVVTGSSTTASTTSANSSTSKPLLKFADGD, from the coding sequence ATGGAGTACGTTATCAGCTCATGTAATTTTATCGTTCTCGTCAAGTTAAGCACTCTTATCTTCTTCTTCCTACTCGGAAAGGGCTCTTCAGTTTCCTTCAGCTTCCCCAGTTTCCCTCCAAACTTAGTCAACAACGGCATTGATGTTGAGAAGTCCGCCTTCTTTACACCCGACGGTGTTCTTCAACTCACACGGAATGAAATCGGTGCTTCTCTTATAGATGGAATTGGTCGAGGATCGTACAGCAAGCCGGTTCAGCTCTTTGATCCCAAAACAAAACTTCTTACAGACTTCACTACTAATTTCTCATTTGCCATGAATGGACTCGGGGAAAGCGAGACCGGAGACGGCTTGGCGTTCTTCATTGCACCGTTCGACTCTAAAGTTCCGAACAATTCACATGGCGGAAACCTCGGACTGATAAGTGAAAATTTTTCGAATGATTCAAGAAGTACTAATCCTTTTGTCGCCGTGGAGTTTGATACTTACGAAAATGATTGGGATCCCAGCGCTAATCATGTTGGTATAAATGTCAATTCAATTAGATCAAATACAACTGTCTTAGTGAAAACTAGCATGAGAGATGGATCCAGAAAGGCAAAAGCTTCTGTAAGTTATAATTCTGCTTCTCAAAATCTAAGTGTGCTCCTCAGTTATGATGGTAATGCTACAATAAGTGGTGAAAACATTAGCCTTTCATTAGTAGTAGACTTGAAGTTCTTAGGGGAACATGTAAGAGTGGGTTTCTCTGCAGCTACAGGTTTTCGGGTTCAATTACATCAAGTTTACTCTTGGTCATTTAACTCAACCTTGGAGATTAGCACTAATAATACCAACTCGAGCTCGGAAGCTCCTAGACCGAGCTTCAATGCTCCTAATCCAACCTCGGAATCTACCAAGGGGGTAGGAAAAGGTCAACAAGTATCAAAAATTGGTTTGGGTTTGGGCGTGGGTTTTGGTATACTATGCTGTGGACTAGGTTTGGTATGGTTCGTGTTTTGGAGAAAGAGAGTTGACAGGGAAGCAGAAGCAAAAGAGGAAGAATATGATACTTCAATCGATGGTGAATTCGAAAGAGGAGCTGGCCCTAAGAGGTTTGCTTACCGCGAACTAAGTCAGGCAACAAACAACTTTTCCGAAGAAGGGAAGCTTGGAGAGGGAAGCTTTGGAGGTGTCTACAAGGGCATCTTAGGTGAATCGAACACTGAAATCGCCGTTAAGAAGGTGTCTAAAGGATCAGCACAGGGAAAGAAAGAGTACATTTCTGAGGTGAAAATTATAAGTCGTTTAAGACATAGGAATTTAGTTCAACTTATTGGTTGGTGCCACAAAGGAGATGAGTTTCTTCTTGTCTACGAATATTTACCAAATGGAAGCCTTGACACCCACATATTTGGTGGGAAGCCCATTCTTCCATGGGAAATAAGGCATAAAATAGCTCTTGGTTTGGCCTCATCTCTTTTGTATCTTCATGAAGAATGGGAACAGTGTGTGGTGCATAGAGATATCAAGTCAAGCAATATTATGTTGGATTTAAACTTCAATGCTAAGCTAGGAGACTTTGGGCTGGCAAGGCTAGTTGACCATGAAATGGGCCTAGACACGACTGTGGTAGCTGGAACAAGAGGTTACATGGCCCCGGAGTGTTTCACTACCAGCAAGGCTAGCAAGGAGTCCGATGTCTATAGCTTTGGCGTGGTTACGCTTGAAATCTGCTGTGGAAGAAGACCAATCGTACTCAATGAAGAAGATCCAAAGAAGGTGATGCTGGTGGAGTGGGTGTGGGAACTCTATGGAAGAGGCCAACTTGTTGAGGCGGTTGACAAGGGACTTGTTAGTATGGAATGGAACGATCGAGAGATGGAGTGCGTGATGATTGTTGGGCTGTGGTGCTGCCATCCTGATCCAACATGCCGGCCCTCCATAAAGCAAGTGATGAATGCTCTTAATTTTGAAGCTGCATTGCCTAATCTGCCGCCTACGCTGCCAGTGCCAATGTATTATATGCCTTCCTTCAGTATTAGCTCTAGTGACACCTATTCTTCATATTCCGTTGTTACAGGGAGTTCCACTACTGCTTCAACAACTTCAGCTAACTCTTCTACTTCTAAACCTCTGTTAAAATTTGCTGATGGTGATTAG
- the LOC133794125 gene encoding uncharacterized protein LOC133794125, whose protein sequence is MATKYIDGEGWVSKAAKDNYEKMMEIRDTLQPQSSTSSSASSSSTSSTIRREEDDITLVETIFGRRRGYQPGLGRRIRTRANCEAADVPQPAQPPPTAPPTAQDMQEVRERLRAIEEWLGLLESRDLDLLSKVMVSILQHLVKNIYIYVF, encoded by the exons ATGGCGACTAAGTACATAGACGGGGAAGGTTGGGTGAGCAAGGCAGCAAAAGATAACTAT GAAAAGATGATGGAGATACGTGACACTCTGCAGCCACAATCATCTACGAGCTCCTCTGCTTCGAGTTCCTCTACTTCGAGTACTATCCGAAGAGAAGAGGATGACATTACTCTTGTTGAGACGATCTTTGGACGTCGTCGAGGCTATCAGCCGGGCCTTGGTCGTAGGATTCGCACGAGGGCGAATTGTGAAGCGGCTGATGTACCTCAACCAGCCCAACCACCTCCTACCGCACCTCCTACCGCACAAGACATGCAAGAGGTGAGGGAGCGACTCCGAGCCATAGAGGAGTGGCTAGGATTGTTGGAGTCTCGGGATCTGGATCTTCTCAGCAAGGTCATGGTGTCGATCCTACAACACCTAGTTAAAAACatttatatttatgtattttaa